A single region of the Chelmon rostratus isolate fCheRos1 chromosome 5, fCheRos1.pri, whole genome shotgun sequence genome encodes:
- the slc4a5a gene encoding electrogenic sodium bicarbonate cotransporter 4: MDRDRRYSHHRHHEQDRYRDIDIEEGLMDSNEQSLQDISRTMSPAAERLRYILSEDDDMPTPTLFTEMDTLQREGDELEWKESARWVKFEEKVEEGGERWSKPHVSTLSLHSLFELRTCLQTGTVLLDLEGYSLPQIVDDIIERQIEEGVISPELREKISFVLLRKHRHQTKKPIHRSLADIGKSSSSTSERGPGPVPGPVSNFNRSTEDLRMKQQSANYGRLRHAQSRSMNDIADTPSTDQLKNKFMKKIPRDAEASNVLVGEVDFLNKPFVAFVRLAQATTLGGLTEVPVPTRFLFILLGPQGKAKSYNEIGRAIATLMVDDLFSDVAYKARDREDLIAGIDEFLDEVIVLPPGEWDPKIRIEPPKKVPSADKRKSVFSLNELGQMNGTAGGGGGLAQDEEMPEQHELGEELAFTGRFCGGLYLDIKRKLPWLPSDFYEGFHIQSISAVLFIYLGCITNAITFGGLLGDATDNYQGVMESFLGTALAGSVFCLFSGQPLIILSSTGPILIFEKLLFEFSKNNNIDYMELRLWIGIHSCLQCFILVATDASYIIKYMTRFTEEGFSSLISFIFISDAIKKMVGSFKYYPINTDYKPDDVTTYKCECLAPDPIPMPDNSSSVSGLNVTALDWSQLSKKECLKYGGSLVGKSCKFVPDLALMSFILFFGTYSMTVSLKKFKFSRYFPTKLRKLISDFSIFMSIMTFVGLDMLMGLKTPKLIVPTEFKPTRPDRGWLVMPFGKNPWWVYLASFVPALLVTILIFMDQQISAVIVNRKENKLKKGCGYHLDLFWVGVLMAACSFMGLPWYVAATVISIAHIDSLKMESESSAPGEQPQFLGVREQRITGILVFALTGVSIFLAPILKFIPMPVLYGVFLYMGVASLSGIQFWDRIKLYMMPSKHQPDFSYLRHVPLRKVHLFTLVQIICLAVLWILKSTFLAIIFPVMILGLMVVRKMLDMVFSQHDLAWLDDLLPEKEKKKKDDAKKKGKEKEKRKPKEDDSEEEDKSHAYSNHSPSSESDLDRSITLHLKISCPSSPAMPMGRGMACPVPQVKIEMESDYDSDIDHHRPRDMSSETTL; encoded by the exons ATGGACAGGGACAGACGCTACAGCCACCACAGACACCACGAGCAGGACCGCTACAGAGACATAGATATAGAGGAAGGACTGATGGATTCAAACGAGCAGAGTCTCCAGGACATCAGCCGCACAA TGTCTCCGGCGGCAGAGCGGCTACGCTACATCCTGAGCGAAGACGACGACATGCCCACGCCGACGCTCTTCACTGAGATGGACACTCTGCAGCGAGAAGGAGACGAGCTGGAGTGGAAGGAGTCGGCCAG GTGGGTGAAGTTcgaggagaaggtggaggagggaggagagcggTGGAGTAAACCGCACGTGTCCACCCTGTCCCTGCACAGCCTTTTTGAGCTCAGGACGTGTCTCCAGACGGGGACGGTGCTGCTGGACCTGGAGGGCTACTCACTGCCTCAGATAGTTG ATGACATCATTGAGAGACAGATCGAGGAAGGCGTGATATCTcctgagctgagagagaagatCAGCTTTGTCCTGCTGAGGAAACATCGACACCAGACCAAGAAGCCAATCCACCGCTCGCTAGCCGACATCGGCAAATCCAGCTCTTCCACCAGTGAGC GTGGTCCGGGGCCAGTTCCGGGGCCAGTGTCCAACTTTAACCGGTCCACAGAGGACCTCCGAATGAAACAGCAGTCTGCCAACTATGGTCGCCTGC GTCACGCCCAGAGCAGGAGTATGAATGATATTGCAGATACTCCCAGCACAGACCAG ctaaaaaataaattcatgaagAAGATTCCCAGAGATGCAGAGGCATCTAACGTCTTGGTGGGCGAAGTGGATTTCCTCAACAAGCCCTTCGTAGCCTTTGTCCGCCTGGCCCAAGCTACAACACTTGGAGGTCTGACTGAGGTCCCTGTTCCCACCAG ATTCCTGTTTATTCTCCTGGGACCCCAAGGAAAGGCCAAGTCCTATAATGAGATCGGCCGAGCCATAGCAACCCTAATGGTGGATGat CTCTTCAGTGATGTAGCCTACAAGGCCAGAGATCGCGAGGACCTCATCGCTGGCATAGATGAGTTTTTGGATGAAGTGATTGTCCTTCCACCTGGAGAATGGGACCCCAAAATCCGCATCGAGCCACCCAAGAAAGTCCCCTCAGCTGACAAAAG GAAGTCAGTGTTTTCCTTAAACGAGCTGGGGCAGATGAACGGTAcagcgggaggaggaggaggcctggCTCAGGACGAGGAGATGCCAGAGCAACACGAGCTCGGGGAAGAATTGGCCTTCACTGGACG CTTCTGCGGTGGTCTGTACCTGGACATAAAACGGAAATTACCATGGCTACCTAGTGATTTCTATGAGGGTTTCCACATTCAGTCCATCTCCGCTGTGCTCTTCATTTACTTGGGCTGCATTACCAATGCCATCACCTTTGGCGGCCTGCTGGGCGATGCTACCGACAACTACCAG GGTGTGATGGAGAGTTTCCTTGGTACAGCTCTGGCTGgttctgtcttctgtctcttcagcgGTCAGCccctcatcatcctcagctcCACAGGGCCCATCCTCATCTTTGAAAAACTCCTGTTTGAATTCAGCAA GAACAACAACATAGACTACATGGAGCTGCGTCTGTGGATCGGCATCCACTCCTGCCTGCAGTGTTTCATCCTGGTAGCTACAGACGCCAGCTACATCATTAAGTACATGACACGTTTCACTGAGGAGGGCTTCTCCAGcctcatctccttcatcttcatctctgaCGCCATCAAGAAGATGGTGGGCTCCTTCAAATATTACCCCATCAACACTGACTACAAGCCCGACGACGTCACCACGTACAAGTGCGAATGCCTGGCCCCAGACCCGA TTCCAATGCCAGATAACAGCTCTAGTGTCTCTGGG TTGAATGTGACAGCTCTGGACTGGAGCCAACTGAGCAAGAAGGAGTGTCTGAAGTACGGAGGCTCTCTGGTGGGAAAGTCGTGCAAGTTCGTCCCCGACCTGGCCCTGATgtccttcatcctcttcttcgGCACCTACTCCATGACCGTCTCCCTCAAGAAGTTCAAGTTCAGCCGCTACTTCCCCACCAAG CTGAGGAAACTCATCAGTGACTTCTCCATCTTCATGTCCATCATGACGTTCGTGGGCCTTGACATGTTGATGGGACTCAAAACTCCCAAGCTAATCGTCCCCACGGAATTTAAG CCGACTCGTCCGGATCGTGGCTGGCTGGTGATGCCATTTGGTAAGAACCCGTGGTGGGTTTATCTGGCCAGCTTCGTCCCTGCCCTACTCGTCACTATCCTCATCTTCATGGACCAGCAGATCAGCGCTGTCATTGTTAACCGCAAGGAGAACAAACTGAAG AAAGGCTGTGGCTACCACCTGGATCTGTTCTGGGTGGGGGTCCTAATGGCCGCCTGCTCCTTCATGGGCCTGCCCTGGTACGTCGCCGCCACCGTCATCTCCATCGCCCACATCGACTCACTGAAGATGGAGAGTGAGTCGAGCGCTCCCGGAGAACAGCCTCAGTTCCTTGGAGTCAG AGAACAGAGGATCACAGGCATTTTGGTGTTTGCTCTCACTGGAGTCTCCATCTTCCTCGCTCCAATACTAAAG TTCATCCCCATGCCTGTGCTGTATGGGGTCTTCCTCTACATGGGCGTGGCTTCCCTCAGTGGGATCCAG TTCTGGGACAGGATTAAATTGTACATGATGCCGTCCAAGCACCAGCCTGACTTCTCTTACCTCCGTCACGTTCCCCTGAGGAAGGTGCATCTCTTCACACTGGTCCAGATCATATGCCTGGCTGTGCTCTGGATCCTCAAGTCCACCTTCTTGGCCATCATCTTCCCCGTTATG ATACTGGGTCTGATGGTCGTCCGAAAGATGCTGGACATGGTCTTCTCCCAGCACGACCTGGCCTGGCTGGACGACCTCCTTcctgagaaagaaaagaagaagaaggatgacGCAAAGAAGAAGggcaaggagaaggagaagaggaagccCAAAGAAGATGACAGCGAGGAAGAG GACAAATCCCACGCCTACTCCAACCACTCGCCCAGCTCAGAGTCAGACTTGGATCGCAG CATCACCCTCCACCTGAAGATCTCCTGCCCGTCGTCCCCGGCCATGCCCATGGGCCGAGGGATGGCCTGCCCCGTGCCCCAGGTCAAGATCGAGATGGAGTCGGACTACGACTCGGACATCGACCACCACCGCCCTCGGGACATGAGCAGCGAGACCACGTTATAA